In the genome of Paenibacillus pabuli, one region contains:
- a CDS encoding sucrose-specific PTS transporter subunit IIBC: MSNNQQIAQDVIRAIGGKENIASFAHCATRLRIMVNDKNKIDQKQVENIDKVKGAFFNSGQYQIIFGTGTVNRIFEEVEKLGVEGSSKEDVKSQGKKEGNAFQRAIRTFGDVFVPIIPVLVATGLFMGLRGLLTQNEILSLFGATPEDISPNFLLFTQILTDTAFAFLPALVAWSAFRVFGGSPVLGIVLGLMLVNPALPNAYAVADGSAQPLHMFGFIPVVGYQGSVLPAFFVGLIGAKFEKILRRRVPEALDLILTPFITLTVMITLGLFAIGPVFHSLEEWVLYGTTTVLGLPFGIAGIIIGFFHQIIVVTGVHHIFNFLEIQLLEKTGFNPFNAIITCAMAAQGAACLAVGLKTKNIKLKALALPSSFSAFLGITEPAIFGVNLRYMKPFIMGLVGGAAGGFIASLFHLQGTGMAVTVIPGTLLYLNSQLPLYILSNVVAMGIAFALTWFFGYKDQPVSEEVPSHAGEQMKSEVLSDKSNSSSNHTINHRTKVDILEIASPITGTAVALEQVPDPAFSEKHMGEGIAIEPSEGKVFAPFDAVIAHVMNKSKHAVILEHETGVQMLVHIGINTVGLKGEGFTAHVNSGDTVTAGQLLIEFDMEAIQTAGLPLITPVLIPNGNERIEQVMATLTGPVQANGKALIVVKFSEPQ, from the coding sequence ATGTCGAATAATCAGCAGATTGCCCAGGACGTTATTCGTGCCATCGGGGGCAAGGAAAATATCGCATCATTTGCACACTGTGCTACACGTCTTCGGATCATGGTGAATGACAAGAACAAGATCGATCAGAAGCAGGTCGAGAACATCGACAAAGTTAAAGGGGCCTTTTTCAACTCGGGCCAGTATCAGATCATTTTTGGAACCGGAACCGTAAACCGGATATTTGAAGAGGTCGAGAAGCTGGGAGTCGAAGGATCTTCCAAGGAAGATGTGAAGAGTCAGGGCAAAAAGGAAGGTAATGCTTTTCAACGGGCCATTCGCACGTTCGGTGATGTATTTGTACCAATCATCCCTGTGCTCGTAGCAACGGGGCTATTCATGGGTCTGCGGGGGCTGCTCACTCAAAATGAAATTCTATCGCTGTTTGGTGCAACACCAGAGGACATTTCGCCCAATTTCCTGTTATTTACTCAGATCCTGACGGACACGGCATTTGCATTTCTGCCTGCGCTGGTAGCCTGGTCTGCATTCCGAGTGTTTGGCGGGAGTCCGGTTCTCGGCATCGTTTTGGGTCTGATGCTTGTGAACCCAGCGCTGCCAAATGCATACGCTGTGGCCGATGGATCGGCACAACCGCTGCATATGTTCGGATTCATACCGGTGGTCGGGTATCAGGGTTCCGTGCTGCCTGCGTTTTTCGTCGGGTTGATCGGAGCGAAGTTTGAGAAAATTCTGAGAAGACGCGTGCCAGAGGCGCTCGACTTAATTCTTACCCCTTTTATTACGCTGACGGTCATGATTACGTTGGGACTCTTCGCAATTGGTCCGGTATTCCATTCTCTTGAGGAGTGGGTGCTGTATGGAACGACAACCGTATTGGGACTGCCATTTGGTATTGCGGGCATTATTATTGGTTTCTTCCATCAAATCATTGTTGTTACCGGTGTACATCACATCTTTAACTTTCTGGAGATTCAACTGCTGGAGAAAACGGGCTTTAACCCGTTCAATGCGATCATTACCTGTGCTATGGCTGCACAAGGAGCGGCTTGTCTGGCGGTGGGGTTGAAGACCAAAAATATAAAGCTGAAAGCACTCGCACTGCCTTCGTCATTCTCTGCATTTCTAGGGATTACCGAACCTGCTATCTTCGGGGTTAACTTGCGGTATATGAAACCGTTCATCATGGGTCTTGTCGGAGGCGCTGCGGGTGGATTTATCGCATCGTTATTCCATTTGCAAGGTACAGGCATGGCGGTGACGGTTATTCCGGGCACCCTGCTGTATTTGAATAGCCAATTGCCTTTGTACATTTTGTCCAACGTGGTAGCCATGGGAATTGCATTTGCACTTACCTGGTTCTTCGGATACAAGGATCAGCCGGTTTCGGAGGAAGTGCCGAGCCATGCAGGAGAACAGATGAAGTCGGAAGTTCTGTCGGATAAGTCAAACTCATCTTCCAACCATACCATTAACCACCGCACCAAGGTAGATATACTGGAAATTGCATCACCGATCACAGGCACAGCCGTTGCTTTGGAGCAGGTTCCTGACCCTGCATTCTCGGAAAAGCATATGGGGGAAGGGATCGCTATCGAGCCTTCTGAGGGCAAAGTATTTGCACCTTTTGACGCCGTCATCGCTCATGTGATGAACAAGAGCAAACATGCGGTAATCCTGGAGCATGAAACAGGTGTTCAAATGCTTGTGCATATTGGGATTAATACTGTTGGACTGAAGGGGGAAGGATTTACCGCACATGTGAATAGCGGAGACACCGTAACCGCAGGACAACTGTTGATTGAATTTGACATGGAAGCGATCCAGACTGCGGGGCTGCCATTGATTACACCTGTGCTCATCCCGAATGGGAACGAAAGGATCGAACAGGTGATGGCGACTTTGACAGGCCCAGTTCAAGCTAATGGGAAAGCGCTAATTGTTGTGAAGTTTTCTGAACCGCAATAA
- a CDS encoding cellulase family glycosylhydrolase has product MNPNRRSVLSLTIVTAMILSLFSSTVASAATDDTIQTSAAAAPTNIQSYVTAMEPGWNLGNSLDAVGADETAWGNPPITQQLIQNIANQGYKSIRIPVTWQAHIGGAPNYTIDTAYMNRVQQVVNWALDANLYVMINIHHDSWQWISYMENDHANVLARYNAAWTQIANKFKNSSTKLMFESVNEPRFTEGGTTNTATAYALLDELNVSFHNIVRASGGNNATRPLVLPTLHTSSAQPDLDALSQTIAKLNDPNIIATVHYYGFWPFSVNIAGYTKYNAEVQKDITDTFDRVYNAFTAKGIPVIVGEYGLLGFDQHTGVIEQGEKLKFFEFIGQYLRSKQMTTMLWDNGQHFGRTSFTWSDPDLYNTMKASWTGRSSTAESDLVYLKKGAAIQDKTVKLNLNGNTFSSLANGSTPLVQGTDYTINGDVLTLKSSLLTRLTTSGNLGVNAKLTIKFNKGANWNLNIIKYDTPKLNNVTGTTSSFAIPTAFNGNQLATMEATYTNGGNAGPQNWTSFKEFSYTFSPNYSSNVIELKQNFFNETNNGEVILKFHFWSGDVITYKITKNGSSVVGTSS; this is encoded by the coding sequence ATGAACCCAAACCGCAGATCGGTCCTCTCACTCACTATCGTAACGGCAATGATCCTGTCCCTGTTCTCATCCACCGTCGCATCTGCTGCTACAGATGATACGATCCAGACAAGTGCTGCTGCCGCTCCAACCAATATTCAATCCTACGTTACTGCGATGGAACCGGGCTGGAATCTCGGTAACTCGCTCGACGCTGTTGGTGCAGATGAAACGGCTTGGGGAAACCCGCCAATCACTCAGCAACTGATTCAAAATATCGCCAATCAAGGCTACAAAAGTATTCGTATTCCAGTGACCTGGCAAGCTCATATCGGGGGAGCACCCAACTATACTATTGATACCGCTTACATGAATCGTGTACAACAAGTTGTAAACTGGGCGCTTGATGCCAATCTGTATGTCATGATCAATATCCATCACGATTCATGGCAGTGGATCAGCTACATGGAGAATGACCATGCCAATGTTCTTGCTCGATACAACGCTGCCTGGACTCAAATTGCAAATAAATTCAAAAACTCCTCCACCAAGCTGATGTTCGAAAGTGTAAATGAACCACGATTCACCGAAGGTGGTACAACAAATACCGCTACAGCTTACGCTTTGCTGGATGAATTGAATGTATCTTTTCATAACATCGTGAGAGCATCAGGCGGAAATAATGCAACACGTCCATTGGTCCTCCCAACGTTGCATACCTCTTCCGCTCAACCCGATCTCGATGCATTATCCCAGACGATTGCAAAATTGAATGATCCCAACATTATCGCTACCGTTCACTACTATGGCTTCTGGCCCTTCAGTGTAAATATTGCAGGCTATACCAAATATAATGCTGAAGTGCAAAAGGATATTACGGATACCTTCGACCGTGTGTACAATGCATTTACAGCCAAAGGTATTCCGGTTATTGTCGGTGAGTATGGTTTGCTCGGCTTTGATCAGCACACAGGCGTCATTGAGCAAGGTGAGAAATTGAAATTCTTTGAATTCATTGGCCAATATCTCCGTTCAAAGCAAATGACCACTATGTTATGGGATAATGGGCAGCATTTCGGTCGTACGAGCTTCACCTGGTCTGACCCTGACCTGTATAACACGATGAAAGCAAGCTGGACAGGTCGTTCCTCCACCGCTGAATCCGATCTGGTTTATCTAAAAAAGGGTGCTGCAATTCAGGATAAAACCGTAAAACTGAATCTCAATGGCAATACATTTAGTTCTCTTGCTAATGGAAGTACTCCCCTTGTTCAAGGTACAGATTACACGATTAATGGTGATGTGCTGACATTGAAATCCAGTCTGTTGACCAGACTGACCACTTCCGGTAATCTCGGTGTCAATGCCAAGCTGACCATCAAATTCAACAAAGGTGCAAACTGGAACCTGAATATCATCAAGTATGATACGCCTAAACTGAACAATGTAACGGGCACCACAAGCTCGTTTGCGATTCCGACTGCCTTTAATGGCAATCAGCTAGCCACCATGGAAGCAACGTATACCAATGGAGGGAACGCTGGGCCACAAAACTGGACTTCATTCAAAGAATTTTCCTACACCTTCAGTCCGAATTATAGTAGCAATGTGATTGAACTGAAACAAAACTTCTTTAACGAAACGAATAATGGCGAAGTCATTCTCAAGTTCCACTTCTGGAGCGGAGACGTCATTACGTACAAAATTACGAAGAATGGTTCCAGTGTAGTAGGAACGTCTTCTTAA
- a CDS encoding amidohydrolase family protein yields the protein MRLDAHQHFWNYNIREYGWIEEQMSVIRRSFLPEDLEPLLTGAGISGCMAVQARQSLEETEWLLDLAERHEFIRGVVGWVDLCSVEAEHQLEKYASSPWLKGVRHVIQDEPDVQFVLRDDFQRGIALLQQYNLAYDLLVSKEQLPYAVELVKMFPEQRFVLDHLAKPDIKAGTVSPWKEALYSLSEQPNVYCKLSGMITEADWTTWKQEDFSPYLNIALEAFGPDRVMFGSDWPVCTVAGTYAQVLEIITKHTYCMSEIEKQMIFGGTCTTFYQL from the coding sequence ATGAGACTGGATGCGCATCAACATTTCTGGAATTATAATATTCGTGAATATGGTTGGATCGAGGAACAGATGAGCGTCATTCGACGATCGTTTCTTCCAGAAGATTTGGAGCCTCTGTTAACCGGGGCAGGAATATCCGGTTGCATGGCGGTACAGGCTAGACAATCGTTGGAGGAAACGGAATGGCTTCTGGACTTGGCGGAACGCCATGAGTTCATCAGGGGTGTTGTGGGGTGGGTGGATCTGTGTTCTGTAGAAGCTGAACATCAACTTGAGAAGTATGCATCAAGCCCTTGGCTGAAGGGGGTGCGTCATGTAATACAGGATGAACCGGATGTCCAGTTTGTATTGCGTGACGATTTTCAGCGCGGAATTGCTTTGCTGCAGCAATATAATCTGGCCTACGATCTGCTCGTGTCCAAGGAGCAACTCCCTTATGCTGTAGAGCTGGTTAAGATGTTTCCTGAACAGCGATTTGTACTTGATCATTTGGCGAAGCCCGATATTAAGGCAGGAACGGTTTCCCCTTGGAAAGAAGCTCTATACTCTTTGTCAGAACAACCGAATGTATACTGCAAATTATCTGGAATGATAACGGAAGCCGATTGGACAACCTGGAAACAGGAGGACTTTTCTCCTTATCTGAATATCGCCCTAGAAGCCTTTGGTCCGGATCGGGTAATGTTTGGATCGGATTGGCCTGTTTGTACGGTGGCTGGTACATATGCTCAAGTGCTTGAGATTATCACGAAGCATACTTATTGCATGTCTGAGATAGAGAAACAGATGATATTCGGCGGCACCTGTACTACCTTTTATCAGTTATAG
- a CDS encoding 6-phospho-beta-glucosidase: protein MTNFKFPKDFLWGGAIAANQAEGAYLEDGKGLSIVDLLPTGESRRSIMKGNVPALTPLETEFYPSHEAIDFYHRYPEDIALFAEMGFKALRVSIAWARIFPTGEDAQPNEAGLQFYDRLFDELLKHGIEPVVTLAHFDVPVNLIEKYGSWRSRELVTLFETYAKTVFSRYKDKVKYWMTFNEINMLLHLPFLGAGLVFKDGDNVKEIQYQAAHHQLVASALAVKACHEIIPGAMIGCMLAAGSFYPYTCNPEDVFQGMEKDRESYFFIDVQSRGEYPGYAKRFFKDHGLNIAMQSGDAEILKNHTVDYIGFSYYSSRTTSTDPEVVKNMTSGNVFGSVANPYLAKSEWGWTIDPKGFRITANQLHDRYQKPLFVVENGFGANDVVTPEGEVDDAYRIDYLKRHIAEMGEALQDGVEIIGYTSWGPIDIVSASSGEMRKRYGYIYVDRDNEGKGDLKRIKKKSFYWYKNVIESDGSNLGE, encoded by the coding sequence ATGACTAATTTTAAGTTTCCCAAAGACTTTTTGTGGGGTGGAGCCATTGCTGCCAATCAGGCAGAGGGCGCTTATCTGGAGGATGGCAAAGGGCTGAGCATTGTTGACTTGCTGCCAACAGGAGAAAGCCGCAGAAGCATCATGAAGGGCAATGTCCCTGCATTGACCCCGCTGGAAACCGAGTTCTATCCTTCACATGAAGCGATTGATTTTTACCATCGTTATCCCGAGGATATTGCATTATTTGCCGAGATGGGATTCAAAGCGCTGCGCGTGTCGATTGCCTGGGCACGGATTTTCCCAACCGGAGAAGATGCACAGCCGAATGAAGCGGGTTTACAGTTTTATGATCGATTATTCGATGAACTGTTGAAGCATGGCATCGAACCTGTAGTGACGCTTGCTCACTTCGATGTACCGGTTAATCTGATTGAGAAATATGGCAGCTGGAGAAGCCGTGAGTTGGTGACTCTGTTTGAAACGTACGCAAAAACCGTATTCAGCCGTTACAAGGACAAGGTGAAATACTGGATGACGTTCAACGAGATTAATATGCTGCTGCATCTGCCATTCCTGGGCGCGGGTCTTGTTTTCAAGGACGGTGATAACGTAAAAGAGATACAGTATCAGGCAGCACATCATCAACTGGTGGCAAGTGCACTGGCGGTTAAAGCCTGTCACGAGATCATCCCGGGCGCAATGATCGGCTGTATGCTTGCGGCAGGAAGCTTTTATCCTTATACCTGTAATCCGGAAGATGTGTTCCAAGGCATGGAGAAAGACAGGGAGTCGTATTTCTTCATTGATGTTCAGTCGCGTGGAGAGTACCCGGGTTATGCCAAACGTTTCTTCAAGGATCATGGATTGAATATTGCCATGCAGTCAGGTGATGCGGAAATTTTGAAAAACCATACGGTTGATTATATCGGATTTAGTTATTATTCAAGTCGTACAACCTCCACAGACCCGGAAGTCGTCAAAAACATGACGAGCGGCAATGTATTTGGTTCTGTAGCCAATCCCTATTTGGCAAAATCGGAGTGGGGTTGGACGATTGATCCCAAAGGCTTCCGTATTACAGCCAATCAACTGCATGACCGGTATCAAAAACCGCTGTTTGTTGTAGAGAATGGATTTGGAGCCAATGATGTGGTTACCCCTGAAGGTGAGGTTGATGACGCGTACCGGATTGATTATCTGAAACGTCATATTGCAGAGATGGGCGAAGCTCTTCAGGATGGTGTAGAGATCATCGGTTATACAAGCTGGGGACCAATTGATATTGTCAGCGCTTCTTCGGGAGAGATGAGAAAACGCTATGGTTACATCTATGTGGACCGCGACAATGAAGGTAAGGGTGATTTGAAGCGGATCAAGAAAAAGAGCTTCTATTGGTACAAAAATGTAATTGAATCGGATGGCAGCAATTTAGGCGAATAG
- the licT gene encoding BglG family transcription antiterminator LicT, with protein MKIAKVINNNVISIYQADGAELVVMGRGIAFKKKPGDKVDETRIQKVFALKNKQTSDNFKMLLREVPMELIEIVEEIITYAKENLGRNLNENIYVSLTDHINFAIERYREGVEIKNALMWEIKQLYKAEFGLGLKTLEQIKSRLHIELPPDEAAYIALHIVNAEMNEEVITTMNITKFIQQIINIAKYHFKMEFDEESLSYFRFITHLKFFSQRVLSGTHYDNNYDHIYDMIKEKHPEAAACTEKIEMFVNKEYNHQLTNEEKLYLTVHIERVVNR; from the coding sequence GTGAAAATAGCAAAGGTTATCAACAATAACGTCATTAGCATCTATCAAGCGGATGGAGCAGAGCTTGTAGTGATGGGGCGTGGGATTGCCTTTAAGAAAAAGCCTGGGGATAAAGTAGACGAGACCCGCATCCAGAAAGTATTTGCGCTTAAAAACAAGCAGACATCCGACAATTTCAAAATGCTGCTGCGCGAAGTGCCCATGGAATTAATTGAGATTGTGGAAGAAATTATTACCTATGCCAAAGAGAATCTGGGACGTAACCTGAATGAAAATATCTACGTTTCTCTAACAGATCATATTAACTTTGCGATTGAACGATATCGTGAAGGGGTAGAAATCAAGAATGCACTGATGTGGGAAATCAAACAGCTGTACAAGGCGGAGTTCGGACTGGGTCTGAAAACGCTGGAGCAGATCAAGTCCAGACTTCATATCGAGCTTCCACCGGATGAAGCTGCGTACATTGCCCTGCATATTGTCAATGCGGAGATGAATGAGGAAGTCATTACAACGATGAACATCACGAAGTTTATTCAGCAGATTATTAATATAGCCAAATATCACTTCAAGATGGAATTCGATGAGGAGTCTCTCAGCTATTTTCGCTTCATCACGCATCTGAAGTTCTTCTCCCAAAGGGTATTAAGCGGCACGCATTATGACAATAATTATGACCACATTTACGACATGATCAAAGAGAAGCACCCGGAAGCGGCGGCATGTACGGAGAAAATAGAAATGTTCGTCAACAAGGAATACAACCATCAGCTTACCAACGAAGAGAAATTGTATCTGACCGTCCACATTGAACGGGTCGTTAATAGGTAG
- a CDS encoding beta-glucoside-specific PTS transporter subunit IIABC: MSQEKLAKEIVELVGGEKNVVSLVHCATRLRFVLKDDAKADKAKLEKTEGIIAVKENGGQFQVVVGNKVPEVYSAIGQISNILDDSSEKEKPKKSAKGIGGIIDVISSIFAPLLGVMAGAGILKGLLLIASNVGWLETTETTYKILFAAADSLFYFLPLLLAVTTARKFQGNMFVAMTIAGALIYPSIVTLKAEGTPTDFFGIPVILMNYSSTVIPIILAVIVMSKLEKFFNKILHESVKNFVTPLFLLVIMVPLTLLVFGPFGVYVGNAIASGLVAAFGFSPLLAGAVMGASWQLLVIFGIHWGLIPVFINNVAVYGRDGVKPAATASIFAQTGAAFGVMLKTKNKKLKTLAGSSTLTALFGITEPAIYGVTLPLKRPFIAGVIGGAVGGAIIGQAGTQAFASGAPGLLTLPIFYGPGGEGFPGLILGICVSFVVSAALTYIMGFKDPVEEEEKVSTETTNPSARTADSVDQEVLSPIEGTVVELTEVPDPAFSSGAMGKGIAIEPTVGRVVAPFDGTITVAFKKKHALAVVSDTGAEILVHVGVDTVKLDGQHFTSHIQEGDRVNAGDLLLEFDIAAIKAAGYHTVTPIIVTNSANYEEVVPLITGQVRVQEPLLTLYGGKGQEQEKK, from the coding sequence ATGAGTCAGGAAAAACTCGCAAAAGAGATCGTCGAGCTGGTCGGCGGGGAAAAAAATGTGGTATCACTGGTACATTGCGCAACACGTTTGCGATTTGTATTGAAGGATGATGCCAAGGCAGACAAAGCCAAGCTGGAAAAGACAGAAGGAATCATCGCAGTCAAGGAAAATGGGGGACAGTTTCAGGTGGTCGTTGGCAATAAGGTGCCTGAGGTTTACAGCGCCATTGGTCAGATCAGCAACATTTTGGATGACTCTTCCGAAAAGGAAAAGCCGAAGAAGTCCGCGAAAGGCATAGGCGGCATAATCGATGTAATTTCCAGTATTTTTGCACCGCTATTAGGGGTTATGGCGGGAGCAGGTATCTTGAAAGGGCTGCTGCTCATTGCAAGCAATGTCGGCTGGCTGGAAACGACAGAAACCACGTATAAGATTCTATTTGCAGCAGCAGACAGCCTGTTTTATTTCTTACCTTTGCTGTTAGCGGTTACAACTGCTCGCAAATTCCAAGGTAACATGTTTGTGGCGATGACCATTGCTGGTGCATTAATCTATCCTTCCATCGTCACGCTCAAGGCGGAGGGAACGCCAACCGATTTCTTCGGGATCCCAGTCATATTGATGAATTATTCATCTACCGTTATCCCTATTATTCTGGCAGTCATCGTCATGAGCAAATTGGAGAAATTCTTCAATAAAATTCTTCACGAAAGTGTGAAAAATTTTGTCACTCCATTATTTTTGCTTGTCATTATGGTTCCTCTTACCTTGCTCGTATTCGGTCCATTTGGAGTATATGTAGGTAATGCCATTGCATCAGGACTTGTGGCCGCGTTTGGATTCAGTCCGTTATTGGCAGGTGCCGTTATGGGTGCAAGCTGGCAGCTGCTCGTTATTTTCGGAATTCACTGGGGGCTCATTCCCGTATTTATCAATAACGTTGCTGTCTATGGACGCGATGGTGTCAAACCGGCTGCGACGGCTTCCATCTTCGCACAGACCGGAGCTGCATTTGGTGTTATGCTGAAAACCAAAAATAAAAAGCTGAAAACGCTGGCGGGTTCATCGACACTGACAGCCTTGTTCGGGATTACCGAGCCGGCCATCTATGGTGTGACTCTGCCACTCAAACGTCCATTCATCGCAGGCGTTATCGGGGGTGCCGTTGGTGGAGCCATCATTGGTCAAGCGGGTACTCAGGCATTCGCTTCAGGCGCTCCAGGACTACTGACTTTGCCAATCTTCTATGGACCGGGTGGAGAGGGCTTCCCGGGACTGATTCTGGGGATCTGTGTATCCTTTGTTGTTTCGGCTGCATTGACGTACATTATGGGATTCAAAGATCCGGTTGAAGAAGAAGAAAAAGTAAGCACGGAAACTACCAATCCATCAGCAAGAACAGCGGATTCCGTGGATCAGGAAGTTCTTAGCCCGATTGAGGGAACCGTTGTTGAACTGACTGAGGTGCCAGATCCGGCATTTTCATCCGGTGCAATGGGTAAAGGCATTGCGATTGAGCCAACAGTTGGCCGAGTTGTTGCTCCTTTTGACGGTACCATTACCGTGGCTTTCAAAAAGAAACATGCCCTGGCTGTTGTATCAGATACAGGTGCGGAGATTTTGGTCCATGTCGGGGTGGATACCGTCAAGCTTGATGGTCAGCACTTTACATCACATATTCAGGAAGGGGATCGGGTTAACGCAGGAGATTTGCTGCTGGAATTCGATATCGCTGCAATCAAGGCGGCTGGTTATCATACGGTAACCCCTATCATTGTTACGAATTCTGCGAATTATGAGGAAGTAGTTCCTTTGATTACGGGACAAGTTCGGGTACAAGAGCCGTTACTTACCCTGTATGGTGGAAAAGGACAGGAACAAGAAAAGAAATAA
- a CDS encoding AraC family transcriptional regulator, whose amino-acid sequence MISLVYILTGTYRDAISSLCTKLIQRHTLMIITEGRGNVHFMDKQTEVMPGNCFLFHPATEVRLESLSDLPLQVNSVEFEPLPVPVQGTPRIAALVQGQIYPEHVSRMIQLVHLLHPVEDLYDEKENYSKHVLFQELILLAMKADTMDKEHRSLQTLDTLLQRLEQSVTLDYTLDQLAAETGLSTRHFSRLFRERTGQSPIQYLNALRMNRAKKRLLESNDSIQEIAGHIGFRDPFHFSRSFKQYTGVSPRLYIHLRKHTMRVASFQFLGELLALGITPIGAPYQLLDCRYYKGHVRGVPSIGNSVVTPYMDKISELKPDLIVTFNGHHYAEYSKIAPTLDVPWSLPFFERFRLIADLTGRTSVAEAWMESYMNKIKETQRLLSPLQDGEQTVSFFWMRGLPAAFQVYYDVGVLYRDLQLKPPAPVLAAQQNKSHPFKEDIPLDQLHKYAGDHLFIVVSGDPESIQQFEQLERSLYWQQLPAVQNGQVYRMTEDWLREDPISMMGQVQDLVNWIG is encoded by the coding sequence ATGATTTCGCTGGTCTATATACTTACAGGGACATACCGCGATGCGATATCCAGTTTGTGTACAAAATTAATACAACGTCACACGTTGATGATCATCACCGAAGGGCGCGGCAACGTCCATTTCATGGATAAACAGACTGAGGTTATGCCAGGAAACTGCTTTCTATTTCATCCCGCGACGGAAGTGCGGCTTGAGAGTCTGTCAGATCTTCCTCTGCAAGTAAACAGCGTTGAATTCGAGCCTCTGCCCGTGCCTGTTCAGGGCACGCCCCGAATAGCTGCATTAGTGCAAGGACAAATATACCCTGAACATGTTTCTCGCATGATTCAATTGGTGCACCTACTGCACCCCGTTGAGGATCTTTACGATGAGAAGGAAAACTACAGCAAACATGTGCTGTTTCAGGAACTGATTTTACTAGCCATGAAAGCCGACACGATGGATAAAGAGCATCGCAGCCTACAGACCTTGGATACACTCTTACAACGATTGGAACAATCCGTTACACTTGACTATACTTTGGATCAACTTGCCGCAGAGACCGGGCTATCCACACGGCATTTTTCGCGCCTTTTTCGTGAGCGCACCGGACAGAGCCCCATCCAATATTTGAATGCCCTACGAATGAATCGTGCCAAAAAACGTCTGCTGGAATCGAATGATTCGATCCAGGAAATTGCAGGACACATCGGTTTCCGTGATCCTTTTCATTTCAGTCGCAGCTTCAAGCAATATACCGGTGTATCGCCGCGTTTATATATTCATTTAAGAAAGCATACGATGCGTGTCGCCTCTTTTCAGTTCCTGGGTGAGCTGCTTGCGCTCGGCATAACACCGATTGGTGCACCTTACCAATTGCTGGACTGCCGTTACTACAAGGGTCATGTGCGAGGTGTTCCTTCGATTGGCAATTCCGTAGTAACGCCATATATGGATAAGATATCGGAACTGAAACCCGATCTCATCGTAACTTTTAACGGGCATCATTATGCGGAATACTCCAAAATCGCTCCTACACTGGATGTTCCCTGGTCCCTGCCCTTCTTTGAACGCTTTCGCCTTATTGCGGATTTAACAGGAAGAACTTCTGTGGCAGAAGCCTGGATGGAAAGCTATATGAACAAGATCAAGGAAACCCAAAGACTCTTGTCTCCTCTTCAAGATGGTGAGCAAACCGTTTCATTCTTCTGGATGAGAGGACTTCCCGCTGCCTTCCAGGTCTACTATGACGTAGGTGTGTTATATCGTGATTTGCAATTAAAGCCGCCTGCTCCGGTGCTGGCAGCCCAGCAAAATAAATCTCATCCGTTCAAAGAAGATATTCCGCTAGATCAGTTGCATAAGTATGCGGGTGATCATCTCTTTATCGTTGTTTCGGGCGACCCGGAATCCATCCAACAGTTTGAACAGCTTGAACGCAGCCTCTATTGGCAGCAGCTTCCCGCAGTACAGAACGGTCAGGTCTACCGCATGACGGAAGACTGGCTTCGGGAAGATCCAATCTCTATGATGGGACAGGTTCAGGATCTGGTGAATTGGATTGGCTAA